In one window of Micromonospora cathayae DNA:
- a CDS encoding S1 family peptidase, whose product MRRSPLVATVAAALLVALSPAARASSADPGPGPAAVAADRAAAVLAEVRTPGTAWVVEPTTGRTTLTVDDTVGASALPALRATAARAGAVLRHEPGRLTTLIAAGQAIYAGGGGRCSLGANVRQGTTAYFVTAGHCTAVGTSWYADSAQGTLLGSRAGSSFPGNDYGVVRYTNTAIPHPSAIYTYPGTITATGAGNAYVGQRVCRSGSTTGVRCGSVTALNATVNYAEGSVSGLIRTNICAEPGDSGGPLYDPATGRILGVLSGGSGNCTSGGTTYYQPIGEILAAYGLTLP is encoded by the coding sequence GTGCGTCGTTCCCCGCTCGTCGCCACCGTGGCGGCAGCCCTGCTCGTCGCCCTGTCGCCGGCCGCCCGGGCCAGCTCCGCCGACCCCGGACCCGGCCCCGCAGCTGTCGCCGCCGATCGGGCGGCGGCGGTGCTCGCCGAGGTCCGCACCCCCGGCACGGCCTGGGTGGTCGAACCGACCACCGGCCGGACCACCCTCACCGTCGACGACACGGTCGGGGCCAGCGCCCTGCCCGCCCTGCGCGCCACCGCCGCCCGGGCCGGCGCGGTGCTCCGCCACGAACCGGGCCGGCTGACCACCCTCATCGCCGCCGGCCAGGCCATCTACGCCGGGGGCGGCGGCCGCTGCTCCCTCGGCGCGAACGTCCGGCAGGGCACCACCGCCTACTTCGTCACCGCCGGACACTGCACCGCCGTCGGCACCTCGTGGTACGCCGACAGCGCCCAGGGCACCCTGCTCGGCAGCCGGGCCGGCAGCAGCTTCCCGGGCAACGACTACGGCGTGGTCCGGTACACCAACACCGCGATCCCGCACCCCAGCGCGATCTACACCTACCCCGGCACGATCACCGCCACCGGGGCCGGCAACGCCTACGTCGGCCAGCGGGTCTGCCGTAGCGGCTCCACCACCGGTGTCCGCTGCGGCAGCGTCACCGCCCTCAACGCGACGGTCAACTACGCCGAGGGCTCGGTGAGCGGGCTGATCCGTACCAACATCTGCGCCGAACCGGGCGACAGCGGCGGACCGCTCTACGACCCGGCCACCGGGCGGATCCTGGGCGTCCTCTCCGGCGGCAGCGGCAACTGCACCTCCGGCGGCACCACCTACTACCAGCCGATCGGTGAGATCCTGGCCGCGTACGGCCTGACCCTGCCGTGA
- a CDS encoding DUF4259 domain-containing protein — MGTWGAGPYDNDTAADFCGLLNDAEPARRAELVRAALHTAATTDGYLDSYFADRAIAAAAIVAAQRTGVPPQSAYAPDFLVAGGSVDLPADVGPLAVAALDRVVGADSEWRELWSEAADPGEASRTVAELRAVLAA, encoded by the coding sequence ATGGGCACCTGGGGCGCGGGACCGTACGACAACGACACTGCCGCGGACTTCTGCGGTCTCCTCAACGACGCGGAGCCGGCCCGGCGGGCGGAGCTGGTCCGGGCCGCGCTGCACACGGCGGCCACCACCGACGGGTATCTCGACTCGTACTTCGCGGACCGGGCGATCGCGGCGGCGGCGATCGTCGCGGCCCAGCGCACCGGTGTCCCACCGCAGTCGGCGTACGCGCCGGACTTCCTGGTCGCGGGCGGCTCGGTCGACCTGCCGGCCGATGTCGGGCCGCTGGCGGTGGCCGCCCTCGACCGGGTCGTCGGGGCCGACTCGGAGTGGCGGGAGCTGTGGTCCGAGGCCGCCGACCCGGGTGAGGCGTCACGGACCGTCGCCGAACTGCGGGCCGTCCTCGCCGCCTGA
- a CDS encoding serine/threonine-protein kinase, with amino-acid sequence MTEEPRRVGRYRLVRCIGQGGMGRVWLARDDLLERDVAVKEVALQADPTGAEAGRQGRRTLREAQAAARFDHPNVVPVYDVVTAQGRPWIVMQYVPSRSLHRVVTDDGPLDPPTVARIGLEIVEALRAAHRAGVLHRDVTPRNVLITADGRALLGDFGVASIEGVAAMSQSWGITASPQYVAPERVRHGESTPATDLWALGATLYAAVEGRPPYTRPGTVATLLALATEPPDPMRRAGPLAPVIAALLHRDTRRRTTADEAARSLRKIAGPTAARSRPVPDPATGPDGADDATRPVPGPDGVTRALPGPAEATQPLGDLSQVTQPLADPAAATEPPADLGQVTEPLGDLTQATQPLGGRGGYAQRAAGGPAPAPADDVTSAPARTAIREMLAGRSSDASTGDRPARRTALTFAAAVLALGAVAAATTFGVRATLGGLRNAAGGTGGGATASGAAPAPAPVPTRPPAPTVTPPPPAAPCLAPPGPDAERPAEAVTAAPDGPYALPRGWLWHADATGFTVGLPGEWLRFRDGEVVCLRDPRLDRVLAVEVGREPVPDPVRHWTDEAERLVDVGALPGYRKISIGPLIRSGGAAEWEYTWDPPDGERQHALRTLANRGRSGGYELTWVASDVEWSTDTAFYRLVSASFRPAG; translated from the coding sequence GTGACGGAAGAACCAAGGCGGGTCGGGCGGTACCGGCTGGTCCGGTGTATCGGTCAGGGCGGCATGGGCCGGGTCTGGCTGGCCCGGGACGACCTGCTCGAACGCGATGTGGCGGTCAAGGAGGTCGCGCTCCAGGCCGACCCGACCGGGGCCGAGGCCGGCCGACAGGGTCGGCGGACGCTGCGCGAGGCCCAGGCCGCCGCCCGGTTCGACCACCCGAACGTGGTCCCCGTCTACGACGTGGTGACCGCGCAGGGACGGCCGTGGATCGTCATGCAGTACGTGCCGTCCCGCTCGTTGCACCGGGTGGTCACCGACGACGGGCCGCTGGACCCGCCGACGGTGGCCCGGATCGGCCTGGAGATCGTCGAGGCGCTGCGCGCCGCGCACCGGGCCGGCGTGCTGCACCGCGACGTCACCCCGCGCAACGTGCTCATCACCGCCGACGGCCGGGCCCTGCTCGGTGACTTCGGCGTCGCGTCGATCGAGGGCGTGGCGGCGATGAGCCAGTCGTGGGGTATCACCGCTTCCCCCCAGTACGTCGCGCCGGAACGGGTCCGGCACGGCGAGTCGACGCCCGCGACGGACCTGTGGGCGCTCGGCGCCACGCTCTACGCCGCGGTCGAGGGCCGTCCGCCGTACACCCGGCCGGGCACGGTGGCGACGTTGCTGGCGCTCGCCACCGAACCACCGGATCCGATGCGTCGGGCCGGGCCGCTCGCGCCGGTCATCGCCGCCCTGCTGCACCGGGACACCCGCCGGCGAACCACCGCCGACGAGGCCGCCCGATCGCTGCGGAAGATCGCCGGTCCGACCGCCGCCCGGTCCCGACCGGTCCCCGACCCCGCCACCGGACCCGACGGAGCCGACGACGCGACCCGCCCGGTCCCCGGACCCGACGGCGTCACCCGGGCGCTACCCGGCCCGGCCGAGGCGACACAGCCGCTCGGCGACCTCAGCCAGGTGACGCAGCCGCTCGCCGACCCGGCCGCGGCGACGGAGCCACCCGCCGACCTGGGACAGGTGACGGAGCCGCTCGGCGACCTGACCCAGGCGACACAGCCGCTCGGTGGTCGCGGTGGTTACGCCCAGCGGGCTGCCGGCGGCCCCGCCCCGGCACCGGCCGACGACGTGACCTCGGCACCGGCCCGGACGGCCATCCGGGAGATGCTGGCCGGCCGGTCGTCCGACGCGTCGACCGGGGACCGACCGGCCCGGCGTACCGCCCTGACTTTCGCCGCCGCCGTCCTGGCCCTCGGCGCGGTCGCCGCCGCGACGACCTTCGGCGTCCGCGCCACCCTCGGTGGCCTCCGGAACGCGGCCGGCGGCACCGGGGGCGGTGCCACCGCGAGCGGAGCCGCCCCGGCCCCGGCCCCTGTCCCGACCCGGCCGCCGGCCCCGACCGTGACCCCGCCGCCGCCCGCCGCGCCGTGTCTCGCCCCGCCGGGACCCGACGCGGAGCGGCCGGCGGAAGCCGTCACCGCCGCCCCGGACGGCCCGTACGCCCTGCCCCGGGGGTGGCTGTGGCACGCCGACGCGACCGGGTTCACCGTCGGGCTGCCGGGCGAGTGGCTGCGGTTCCGCGACGGCGAGGTGGTGTGTCTCCGGGATCCCCGTCTGGACCGGGTGCTCGCCGTCGAGGTGGGTCGGGAACCGGTGCCCGACCCGGTCCGGCACTGGACGGACGAGGCGGAGCGGCTCGTCGACGTCGGCGCGCTGCCCGGCTACCGGAAGATCAGCATCGGTCCGCTGATCCGTTCCGGGGGCGCGGCCGAGTGGGAGTACACCTGGGACCCCCCGGACGGCGAACGACAGCACGCGCTCCGCACCCTCGCCAACCGGGGACGCTCCGGCGGCTACGAGCTGACCTGGGTCGCCTCCGACGTCGAGTGGTCCACCGACACCGCCTTCTACCGCCTGGTGTCGGCCAGCTTCCGTCCGGCCGGATGA
- a CDS encoding methyltransferase yields the protein MTTTPALSPRAMMSLLVNASKAMDVLETALDLGLLDALEPGPVVLGELADRFDVRPLRLYKFLDCLESLGFVERKETGDDITGASYRAVPGLRAAVLAVVGPGSIERDRDRYPWRRLHGRLAESLRGEVGMTDDDFAWPPKTDEQTAAFERSMAVGLGPVLEVFGQHAGRLWTGRQRFLDVGGGDGTLAARVLADAPQLRADVYNLPAVAPLVEQTRAGCVDPGRLGFVGGDFFAEPLPTGYDTIAFVRVLHDWPNEVSRMLVEKAYAALPPGGQLLICEEFRTPDRLAMQFFWSYFLIGVDTCVSRLREVSYYTGLLTGIGFERIEVLPGGWELVTARKPAG from the coding sequence ATGACCACCACCCCCGCGCTGTCCCCCCGGGCGATGATGAGCCTGCTGGTCAACGCCAGCAAGGCGATGGACGTGCTGGAGACCGCGCTCGACCTGGGCCTGCTCGACGCGCTGGAGCCCGGACCGGTCGTGCTCGGTGAGCTGGCCGACCGGTTCGACGTCCGGCCGCTGCGGCTCTACAAGTTCCTGGACTGCCTGGAGAGCCTCGGTTTCGTCGAGCGGAAGGAGACCGGCGACGACATCACCGGGGCCAGCTACCGGGCCGTACCGGGGCTGCGGGCCGCCGTGCTGGCGGTGGTCGGGCCGGGCTCGATCGAACGCGACCGGGACCGGTACCCGTGGCGGCGGCTGCACGGCCGGCTGGCCGAGAGCCTGCGCGGCGAGGTCGGGATGACCGACGACGACTTCGCCTGGCCGCCGAAGACCGACGAGCAGACCGCCGCGTTCGAGCGGAGCATGGCCGTCGGGCTGGGCCCGGTCCTCGAGGTGTTCGGCCAGCACGCCGGGCGACTGTGGACCGGCCGGCAACGGTTCCTCGACGTCGGTGGCGGCGACGGTACGCTGGCCGCCCGGGTGCTCGCCGACGCCCCGCAGCTGCGGGCCGACGTGTACAACCTGCCGGCGGTCGCGCCGCTGGTGGAGCAGACCCGCGCCGGGTGTGTCGACCCCGGGCGGCTCGGCTTCGTCGGGGGCGACTTCTTCGCCGAGCCGCTGCCGACCGGGTACGACACGATCGCGTTCGTCCGGGTGCTGCACGACTGGCCGAACGAGGTCTCCCGGATGCTGGTGGAGAAGGCGTACGCGGCGCTGCCACCGGGCGGGCAGCTGCTGATCTGCGAGGAGTTCCGTACCCCGGACCGGCTGGCGATGCAGTTCTTCTGGTCGTACTTCCTGATCGGGGTGGACACCTGCGTCAGCCGACTGCGGGAGGTGTCGTACTACACCGGGCTGCTGACCGGGATCGGCTTCGAGCGGATCGAGGTGCTGCCCGGCGGCTGGGAGCTGGTCACCGCCCGGAAGCCGGCGGGCTGA
- a CDS encoding TetR/AcrR family transcriptional regulator: MPKIVDHGARRAELAEAMWRAVYRDGAAAATVRSIAAEAGWSPGALRHYFATQTDLLVFAMEHVMTKATERFRAEDWSGPPRQVVQRMLEQLLPLDRQRVREAEVWLLLAARTQEDPAARARLAQANEGIRSAAGLAVHTLTGAGLVAVDRDPDLEAARLHALLDGLALHALLHPDLMPPDRVRAVLGDHLDSLRQPHRPGR, from the coding sequence GTGCCCAAGATCGTCGACCACGGGGCCCGGCGCGCCGAGCTGGCCGAGGCCATGTGGCGGGCGGTCTACCGCGACGGTGCCGCCGCGGCCACCGTACGCAGCATCGCGGCGGAAGCGGGGTGGTCGCCGGGCGCCCTGCGGCACTACTTCGCCACCCAGACCGACCTGCTGGTCTTCGCGATGGAACACGTGATGACCAAGGCCACCGAGCGGTTCCGCGCCGAGGACTGGTCCGGCCCGCCCCGCCAGGTCGTCCAGCGGATGCTGGAGCAGCTCCTCCCGCTGGACCGGCAACGCGTCCGGGAGGCGGAGGTGTGGCTGCTGCTGGCCGCGCGTACCCAGGAGGACCCGGCGGCCCGCGCCCGCCTGGCGCAGGCCAACGAGGGCATCCGGAGCGCCGCCGGGCTCGCCGTGCACACCCTCACCGGGGCCGGGCTGGTCGCCGTCGACCGGGATCCCGACCTGGAGGCGGCCCGGCTGCACGCCCTGCTGGACGGGCTCGCCCTGCACGCCCTGCTGCACCCGGACCTGATGCCGCCCGACCGGGTCCGGGCCGTCCTCGGCGACCACCTGGACAGCCTCCGCCAGCCGCACCGTCCCGGCCGGTGA
- a CDS encoding ABC transporter permease: MTVTHPVGAEEVAIRSGPPSPPPDRPSATDRWTRLTRPLPALLLVGLLTAGWQLMAETSGSALIPGLGEIADNLAEITVSGALWENVQVTLVRVGLGFAVAFVVSVAAGIAMGRSAWLRRFLEPAVLIGLATPGLVKALLCVIWFGVSLLNPILTVALAAAPALTINVAQGVRAVDPALGEMAHIYRFDALTRLRYVWIPAIVPDLFTGARLGIAMAWKVIVLVEIFGLADGVGYQLNLEFSQHNVAGVLAWTIAFALVMAIIEYGLLQTAERRAVRWRRVAAR; the protein is encoded by the coding sequence ATGACCGTCACGCACCCCGTCGGCGCGGAGGAGGTCGCGATCCGCTCCGGGCCCCCCTCCCCGCCGCCGGACCGTCCGTCCGCCACCGACCGGTGGACCCGGCTGACCCGACCACTGCCCGCCCTGCTCCTCGTCGGCCTGCTCACCGCCGGCTGGCAGCTCATGGCGGAAACCTCGGGCAGCGCGCTGATCCCCGGCCTCGGCGAGATCGCCGACAACCTCGCCGAGATCACCGTCAGCGGCGCGCTGTGGGAGAACGTCCAGGTCACCCTGGTCCGGGTCGGGCTGGGCTTCGCCGTGGCGTTCGTCGTCTCGGTCGCCGCCGGCATCGCGATGGGACGCAGCGCGTGGCTGCGACGCTTCCTGGAGCCCGCCGTCCTGATCGGCCTCGCCACGCCCGGACTGGTCAAGGCCCTGCTCTGCGTCATCTGGTTCGGGGTGAGCCTGCTCAACCCGATCCTCACCGTGGCGCTCGCGGCGGCCCCCGCGCTGACCATCAACGTCGCGCAGGGCGTCCGGGCGGTCGACCCGGCGCTGGGCGAGATGGCGCACATCTACCGGTTCGACGCGCTGACCCGACTGCGGTACGTGTGGATCCCGGCGATCGTGCCCGACCTGTTCACCGGCGCGCGGCTCGGCATCGCCATGGCCTGGAAGGTCATCGTGCTGGTGGAGATCTTCGGACTCGCCGACGGGGTCGGTTACCAGCTCAACCTGGAGTTCTCCCAGCACAACGTGGCCGGGGTGCTGGCCTGGACGATCGCATTCGCGCTGGTCATGGCGATCATCGAGTACGGCCTGCTGCAGACCGCGGAACGGCGTGCGGTGCGCTGGCGGCGGGTGGCGGCCCGATGA
- a CDS encoding aminotransferase class V-fold PLP-dependent enzyme: MTDPAAIRDRFPVLSTCVYLNSNSTGAVPRDAEHVLTRYWETLRTWRDDVWGGWHEGLDRYADGVAAFIGAPAGSVVTDANLSTLLARVLSCFDYRGPRNRIVTTDLEFPTVPFIGNAFRRYGARLDVVGTGGPAFDEDALVDRIDERTVLVCVPHASFSSGATIDLARLVRRAHEVGALVVVDAFQSVGIMPVDVTALGVDFLLGGSHKWLCGVGTAFLYVRPDLLPRLEPAATGWQAGDVALTFRPSERFADGAQRFAGGTPYPLTSLVSQVGLDLLAGVGIETIRAHSLRCTQRVIDRAGAMGLTVVSGADPGRRGGVVCLDVPDGETVKRRLAARDLICSWRGYLRIGPHIYNTLDEIDEFMDALDQEIR; this comes from the coding sequence GTGACCGACCCGGCGGCGATCCGCGACCGGTTCCCCGTCCTGTCCACCTGCGTCTATCTCAACAGCAACTCCACCGGCGCGGTGCCCCGCGACGCCGAGCACGTGCTGACCCGGTACTGGGAGACGCTACGGACCTGGCGCGACGACGTCTGGGGTGGCTGGCACGAGGGTCTCGACCGGTACGCCGACGGGGTCGCCGCGTTCATCGGCGCGCCGGCCGGCAGCGTGGTCACCGACGCGAACCTGAGCACCCTGCTGGCCCGGGTCCTGTCCTGTTTCGACTACCGTGGCCCCCGCAACCGGATCGTCACCACCGACCTGGAGTTCCCGACCGTACCGTTCATCGGGAACGCGTTCCGCCGGTACGGCGCACGACTCGACGTGGTCGGCACCGGCGGTCCGGCCTTCGACGAGGACGCGCTCGTCGACCGGATCGACGAACGGACGGTGCTGGTCTGCGTCCCGCACGCCAGCTTCTCCTCCGGCGCGACCATCGACCTGGCCCGGCTGGTGCGCCGGGCGCACGAGGTGGGTGCCCTGGTCGTGGTGGACGCCTTCCAGAGCGTCGGGATCATGCCGGTCGACGTCACCGCGCTCGGCGTCGACTTCCTGTTGGGCGGCTCGCACAAGTGGCTGTGCGGGGTCGGGACGGCCTTCCTGTACGTACGCCCGGACCTGCTGCCCCGGCTGGAACCGGCGGCGACCGGCTGGCAGGCCGGCGACGTGGCGCTGACCTTCCGGCCGTCGGAGCGGTTCGCCGACGGCGCGCAGCGGTTCGCTGGCGGGACGCCGTACCCGCTGACCTCGCTGGTCTCGCAGGTCGGCCTGGACCTGCTGGCCGGGGTCGGCATCGAGACGATCCGCGCGCACTCGCTGCGCTGCACCCAGCGGGTCATCGACCGCGCCGGGGCGATGGGCCTGACGGTGGTCAGCGGGGCAGACCCCGGGCGGCGCGGCGGCGTGGTGTGCCTGGACGTCCCCGACGGCGAGACGGTCAAGCGGCGGCTGGCCGCCCGCGACCTGATCTGCAGTTGGCGTGGCTACCTGCGGATCGGCCCGCACATCTACAACACCCTCGACGAGATCGACGAGTTCATGGACGCACTCGACCAGGAGATCCGCTGA
- a CDS encoding ABC transporter substrate-binding protein yields the protein MSPLDRRSLLRTVGLLAGGAGATALLAACGQDEPATAGSGASPLRAKVQPRSPGTAGAIRDSVVDEFGLEAKHRLSLDRKAGGGPGAGQEQLLTGVLDIYAFGPLGATEVNTSGHDIVIVGPSLWNHGNWIVPADSPYQTVADLKGKKIGVQPPSSDTYRAAALASAVNGIAFDKEYQLFTGQPIANLALYERGDLDAIIAIEPNATRLVAKGNRQLASVSQLWQQGTGDTSPLFLNGVAVRRDWLAANRETAKAYVDLTVEAWQLIKKDPSLTARYHADYGIKPDEKKAIELLPERLVPLYGDVWDDTVFANIDKQIEVAVEAGVLKKRADKPVYEKL from the coding sequence GTGTCCCCTCTCGACCGTCGATCGTTGCTCCGTACCGTCGGCCTGCTCGCCGGCGGGGCCGGCGCCACCGCGCTACTGGCCGCCTGCGGTCAGGACGAGCCCGCCACCGCCGGCAGCGGCGCCAGCCCGCTCCGCGCCAAGGTGCAGCCGCGCAGCCCCGGGACAGCCGGCGCGATCCGGGACTCCGTGGTGGACGAGTTCGGACTGGAGGCCAAACACCGGCTCAGCCTGGACCGCAAGGCCGGCGGCGGCCCGGGTGCCGGGCAGGAACAGCTGCTCACCGGGGTGCTGGACATCTACGCGTTCGGCCCGCTCGGCGCGACCGAGGTCAACACCAGCGGCCACGACATCGTCATCGTCGGGCCGTCGCTGTGGAACCACGGCAACTGGATCGTCCCGGCGGACAGCCCGTACCAGACCGTCGCCGACCTGAAGGGCAAGAAGATCGGCGTCCAGCCGCCGTCCAGCGACACGTACCGGGCGGCGGCCCTGGCCTCGGCGGTCAACGGCATCGCCTTCGACAAGGAGTACCAGCTCTTCACCGGCCAACCGATCGCCAACCTGGCCCTCTACGAGCGCGGCGACCTGGACGCGATCATCGCGATCGAGCCGAACGCCACCCGGCTGGTCGCCAAGGGCAACCGGCAGCTCGCCTCGGTCAGCCAGCTCTGGCAGCAGGGCACCGGCGACACCAGCCCGCTGTTCCTCAACGGGGTCGCGGTCCGCCGGGACTGGCTGGCCGCGAACCGGGAGACCGCGAAGGCGTACGTGGACCTCACCGTCGAGGCCTGGCAGCTGATCAAGAAGGACCCGTCGCTGACCGCGAGGTACCACGCCGACTACGGCATCAAACCGGACGAGAAGAAGGCCATCGAGCTGCTGCCCGAGCGGCTCGTCCCGCTCTACGGCGACGTCTGGGACGACACCGTGTTCGCCAACATCGACAAGCAGATCGAGGTGGCGGTCGAGGCCGGCGTCCTGAAGAAGCGGGCCGACAAGCCGGTGTACGAGAAGCTCTGA
- a CDS encoding class F sortase, whose protein sequence is MATGGPSTPARRRRGRDRLVAAVAALTLTAVVVFGVAAVRRPSQRPAARPPATAPTAGAAGTAPGAAAAPDGRPGELTSGPLMASSPPVRVSIPALRVDAATVPLGLGADGAMQVPQNGTDIGWYTRAPAPGALGPAVLAAHVDWKGRPGSFHDLADLTPGAVVDVARADGSTAVFAVTRIERHPKDDFPSAAVYGPTDHAALRLITCGGDFDAARRSYRDNVIVYARLAHAREG, encoded by the coding sequence ATGGCCACCGGTGGACCTTCCACTCCGGCGCGCCGCCGCCGGGGGCGTGACCGGCTCGTGGCGGCGGTCGCCGCACTGACCCTGACCGCCGTCGTCGTCTTCGGCGTGGCCGCTGTCCGGCGACCCAGCCAGCGGCCGGCGGCCCGCCCACCGGCGACCGCACCCACCGCCGGGGCGGCCGGCACCGCCCCCGGGGCCGCGGCAGCCCCGGACGGCCGGCCGGGTGAGCTCACCAGCGGCCCGCTGATGGCGTCGTCACCGCCGGTACGGGTGTCGATCCCCGCCCTGCGGGTCGACGCGGCGACCGTCCCACTGGGGCTCGGAGCCGACGGTGCCATGCAGGTGCCCCAGAACGGCACCGACATCGGCTGGTACACCAGGGCGCCCGCCCCGGGCGCGCTCGGCCCGGCGGTCCTGGCCGCGCACGTCGACTGGAAGGGGCGTCCGGGCAGCTTCCACGACCTGGCCGACCTGACGCCCGGGGCCGTCGTCGACGTCGCCCGCGCCGACGGCAGCACCGCGGTCTTCGCCGTCACCCGGATCGAGCGGCATCCCAAGGACGACTTTCCCAGCGCGGCCGTCTACGGACCCACCGACCACGCGGCGCTACGGCTGATCACCTGCGGCGGTGACTTCGACGCGGCCCGGCGGAGCTACCGGGACAACGTGATCGTCTACGCCCGGCTGGCCCACGCCCGGGAGGGCTGA
- a CDS encoding ABC transporter ATP-binding protein, with the protein MSVQVTLDRVDKAFTNRRTGERQQIFRDFSFTLAPHELVAVVGSSGTGKTTLMHLMAGLERPDAGRVATGGGVQPRLGMVFQQPRLLDWTSVDTNVRLAARAAGVDPAEVPRILAAVGLTEYAQAYPSVLSGGQRQRVAVARAFVVQPELVLLDEPFSALDELTARRLRLLLQELWLREPRTGLLVTHNALEAAFLADRVLVLGGRPAEVVREYRIDRPRPRTPEDPELFDIHRQIVAALA; encoded by the coding sequence ATGAGCGTCCAGGTGACCCTCGACCGGGTCGACAAGGCCTTCACCAACCGGCGGACCGGGGAACGGCAGCAGATCTTCCGCGACTTCTCGTTCACCCTCGCCCCGCACGAACTCGTCGCCGTGGTCGGCTCCTCCGGCACCGGCAAGACCACCCTGATGCACCTGATGGCCGGCCTCGAACGGCCGGACGCCGGCCGGGTCGCCACCGGCGGCGGCGTCCAACCCCGCCTCGGCATGGTCTTCCAGCAGCCCCGGCTGCTGGACTGGACCTCGGTCGACACCAACGTCCGGCTCGCCGCCCGCGCGGCCGGCGTCGACCCCGCCGAGGTGCCCCGGATCCTCGCCGCGGTCGGCCTGACCGAGTACGCCCAGGCGTACCCGTCGGTGCTCTCCGGCGGGCAGCGGCAGCGGGTGGCGGTGGCCCGTGCGTTCGTCGTCCAGCCCGAGCTGGTCCTGCTGGACGAGCCGTTCAGCGCGCTCGACGAGCTGACCGCCCGCCGGCTGCGCCTGCTGCTCCAGGAACTGTGGCTACGCGAGCCGCGCACCGGGCTGCTGGTCACCCACAACGCCCTCGAGGCCGCGTTCCTCGCCGACCGGGTGCTGGTGCTCGGCGGCCGGCCGGCCGAGGTGGTGCGGGAGTACCGGATCGACCGGCCCCGCCCGCGTACCCCCGAGGACCCCGAACTGTTCGACATCCACCGCCAGATCGTGGCGGCCCTGGCATGA